GGGACCGGAATTGGCCATCGCGAGCATGCCTTCGCTGTCGAAACGAGCTTCAGGGCTGAACTCATCGGGAAAATTCTTGCCCCAGATGGACTCGCCACCGGTGCCTTGGCCCAAGGGGTCGCCACCTTGAATCATAAAGCCATCGATCACACGGTGAAAGATGAGATCATTGTAATAGCCGTCTTCGATGTGACCCACAAAGTTCGCCACAGCAAGCGGTGCGATGCTGGGCATTAACTCGATTTCGACATCACCTTGTGTCGTTTCGAGCACGATGTTAAAGTTGTCCTTCTCCTTCCACTCATCCGCAACATCCTTAAACTCGGCCATAGCGGCTTCTTGTGCTGCAGCCTGAGCTGCCATCATTTCAGCTTGCTGCGCTTGCATGCTCGCTTGAGCGGCTTGAATACGAGTCTGAATGAACTCCTGGAAAGCAGGCATCTTGGCCTCTAAGCTAGGATCTGGAGCCTGGTCCATGGCGCCCTTGGCGAAACCTTTGCTAATCTTGCCAGCTTCTTCACTGCCGAAACCGAGTTGCTGTAATCCGGACTGCATCACGATCACAGCACCAATCTTTTGCAATGAAGCGGAGCTGATGCTGGGAAATTCTTCCGCTGCAGCCTGAATGGCTTCGGCGCGTGCTTGTGCCTCGGCAAATGCGGCTTCGACATCAGCTTGATCGAACGCACGCAGATCCAACTCGCCTGTTAAACCTTTTTCAAGACCATCGGCAAGCACCGCCACTTGCTCTGCGTCGAGCTGTAAGGAAGCCACACCACCGCCTTGAGCTGTGAGATAGCCTACAATTTCGATCAACTCGTCTTCGGACACTTCCACAGCTTCAACGGCTGCGGCGACTGCTGGAGTGGCGTGGTCGTGACCGGCGTGATCATGTCCCGCGTGATCGTGACCTGCGTGATCTTGAGCAAATGCTGGAGTCGCGGCCATTAGCGCCACGAGAAGAAATCGATACGATTTGGAATACATATAAGTGTTGTGTGAATAGAATTTCGGGGTGAAAGGCCGCTAGATTTGCGCCTCGAATCAAAAGGTCAACTGACTATCTTGATTTTGAAGAGACAGAGCCTGAACAATAAAGTTCATAATTAGCTCCCTTTAAGCGATCGGGCTCACTGTTGATCGCCTGCGATTGCCGTCTATCCGAGATCGTATTGATCGATCCGCTTACGCAAGGTCGCACGTGTCATCCCGAGTATTTCAGCGGCGCGAACTTGCTTCCCACCGGACTCTCCAAGTGCACGGGCAATCAGTGCACGTTCGGCATGTTCCAAAATGTTGGTATCATGCGAATCACGTAATGCCTGGTAAACGGCATCATAGGGATCGGGAAGTGGCTGCCCCAACAGGGTTGTAGGGTCGGGTGCAGGCACTCGCTCGGCCACTGCCGCAGTTTCCATAGTTTCCTGAGGGGCGACTTCAACGACTGCGTCTTCCGCAACAGGCTCGACTTCGGTGGTAGATGGCTCAGGCGCGGCCGATGGAGACGCGGCATGGATCGCCTTCACGACTTCTTGTGGCAGATCTTTGATCAGAATCATGTCGCCCTGCGCCAGCACTGCGCTGCGGTAAATGAGATTCTCGAGTTCGCGCACGTTGCCTGGCCAGCGATATTGATTGAGCAGGGCCAGTGCTTCGGGCGAAATGGACTTGGTGTCGGCCTTGCTGTCACGGGCGAGGCGCTTCAACACGAAGTCGATCAGTTTCGGCACATCCTCTTTGCGCTCACGCAGCGGCGGCAATTGAATGCGAACGACATTAAGACGGTAATAAAGGTCTTCGCGGAAGGTCTTGTCTTTGACCATTTCTTCCAGCGGCTTATTCGTGGCCGCCAGCATGCGGACGTTGACCTTGATGGTCTCGCTGCTGCCGACGCGTTGAATCTCGCCTTCTTGTAGGGCGCGCAGGATTTTGGTCTGAGTGGTCAACGCCATGTCGCCAATCTCATCGAGGAAAATCGTGCCTCCATCACAGAGTTCGAACTTACCGATACGTTGATTGGTCGCACCAGTGAAAGAGCCTTTTTCATGGCCGAAGAGCTCGCTCTCGATCAAATTTTCCGGAATCGCTGCGCAATTGACTGCGATATAGGGCTTCTGGGCACGCAGACTATTTTGATAAATAGCACGAGCGATCAGCTCCTTACCGGTGCCACTCTCACCAGTCACCATCACGGTGACATCGCTGGCGGCGACTTGACCGATCATTTTAAAAACTTCCTGCATCGCGGAAGAGCTTCCGATAATGCCGCCCTCGATATCTTCATTTGAAACGGCCGGAGCGGCCTCTTCTTTGCCCGCCTTATCCAAATCCTTCGACGCCGCGATGGCCGACTCGGTCAAGGTGAGGATCTTTTTCAGATCGAAGGGCTTCATGATGTAATCGAAAGCTCCGAACTTCATGGCCTCAATCGTGGTCTGAGTGGTGCCATAGGCCGTCATCAAAATGATCATCGCATTTGGATTGATCCCGCGCAGATGCTGTAAGGCCTCCATTCCACTCATGCCTCCCATACGATTATCCAGCAGGATGACGTGTGGATTGTGCTGCTCCGCCATGCTCAAGCCTTCTTCGCCGCTGGCCGCTTCGAGCACCTCGTACTGACGCCCGGAAAGGACGCGTTTTAATGAATAGCGGAGATCGTTATCATCATCGATAACGAGAACTTTAGGCGTGATAGGTGCGTGACTCATACTGATCTGAATAGGTGAATGAATAAGAAGCCTAGGCGATATTAAAGCAAGTTACATACTAAATACGCCATTTTGGGCGGAAAATCAAAGCTGCACATCGACTGCGCAGCTGACTTGGCGGGCCTTGGCACGGGCTTCGTCGATACTGGCCCCGCGCGCGATGGCCACCCCCATGCGCCGCTTGCCTTGCACGGCGGGCTTACCAAACAGGCGCAGCTGGGTATCCGGCTGACTCAGCGCCTCGCCTAAATGACCAAAAGAAACATTGTCCGACTCACCGGCGACTAAAATCACAGCCGAGGCGGAGGGGCCATGCTGCACGATGTTGGGGATCGGCAGCCCTAGAATCGCTCGGGCGTGCAGCGCAAACTGGGAGAGGTCCTGCGAGATCATAGTCACCATGCCGGTATCGTGGGGGCGCGGTGATACTTCACTGAAAATGACCTCATCCCCCTTGATAAAGAGCTCCACGCCGAAGATGCCACGTCCACCAAGCGCATCCGTAATTGCCAGCGCGTAAGCCTGCGCCTCCTTGAGCGCGACGGGCGACATCGGCTGCGGCTGCCAGGACTCGCGATAGTCGCCGTCTTCCTGCGTATGCCCGATCGGATCACAAAAGGAGGTGCCGCCGACATGGCGCACGGTGAGTTGGGTAATCTCGTAGTCGAAATCAACAAAGCCTTCGACGATGACCTTCCCCTTGCCAGCACGCCCACCTGCTTGCGCGTAGTCCCATGCCGCTTTGATTTGCTCGGTAGTTTTCACGGTGCTTTGGCCCTTGCCGGAGGAGCTCAT
The nucleotide sequence above comes from Coraliomargarita algicola. Encoded proteins:
- a CDS encoding peptidylprolyl isomerase, with amino-acid sequence MYSKSYRFLLVALMAATPAFAQDHAGHDHAGHDHAGHDHATPAVAAAVEAVEVSEDELIEIVGYLTAQGGGVASLQLDAEQVAVLADGLEKGLTGELDLRAFDQADVEAAFAEAQARAEAIQAAAEEFPSISSASLQKIGAVIVMQSGLQQLGFGSEEAGKISKGFAKGAMDQAPDPSLEAKMPAFQEFIQTRIQAAQASMQAQQAEMMAAQAAAQEAAMAEFKDVADEWKEKDNFNIVLETTQGDVEIELMPSIAPLAVANFVGHIEDGYYNDLIFHRVIDGFMIQGGDPLGQGTGGESIWGKNFPDEFSPEARFDSEGMLAMANSGPMTNGSQFFITTSKPEWLNDKHTIFGKVVKGYDNVVKIEKVETGAGDKPVEEQKIVKAYLVD
- a CDS encoding sigma-54 dependent transcriptional regulator, with the protein product MSHAPITPKVLVIDDDNDLRYSLKRVLSGRQYEVLEAASGEEGLSMAEQHNPHVILLDNRMGGMSGMEALQHLRGINPNAMIILMTAYGTTQTTIEAMKFGAFDYIMKPFDLKKILTLTESAIAASKDLDKAGKEEAAPAVSNEDIEGGIIGSSSAMQEVFKMIGQVAASDVTVMVTGESGTGKELIARAIYQNSLRAQKPYIAVNCAAIPENLIESELFGHEKGSFTGATNQRIGKFELCDGGTIFLDEIGDMALTTQTKILRALQEGEIQRVGSSETIKVNVRMLAATNKPLEEMVKDKTFREDLYYRLNVVRIQLPPLRERKEDVPKLIDFVLKRLARDSKADTKSISPEALALLNQYRWPGNVRELENLIYRSAVLAQGDMILIKDLPQEVVKAIHAASPSAAPEPSTTEVEPVAEDAVVEVAPQETMETAAVAERVPAPDPTTLLGQPLPDPYDAVYQALRDSHDTNILEHAERALIARALGESGGKQVRAAEILGMTRATLRKRIDQYDLG